A window from Branchiostoma lanceolatum isolate klBraLanc5 chromosome 9, klBraLanc5.hap2, whole genome shotgun sequence encodes these proteins:
- the LOC136441738 gene encoding serine/threonine-protein phosphatase 1 regulatory subunit 10-like → MPEDEDRMNPYEFLKGLSHLLGAEGDIKSPQEVLKVVTEMKATKKLVGRCCYLNILRATKSEETLSKFVEIGGWGIMNSWLTDAKDTNNVPLLQEVIKVLKHMPVTIEQLKKNNTAKVVKQLSKTSDNEKTKSMASSLVTYWMNMIHAKGKGGAEKPNKKHHKRHHEDTKDSKTSAEKTASSTEPEKPKKARSTKVRVPAFAKTRSTGLEEETKLPAPVKKSGSIDKRPGSSIPAAKRPSSPIDKLLTPPEKKHRPQPLNRTTNSPVQAKVKIIPAKPFVAMDDTGFMEALSANTAKSHVIKVKKKPKNSKPGTPTSPTAPKGNPLGGDDRARTPSPVDGELKEERPGTPIEEAMDSDFHKPTKAEEAERKAEEELEPPEPYKGGSILVSARRKNRRKKSVKWAVDDAIKEVFYFEMDESERANVNVQNFQEAAHREMLLERQIMETAKRLSADEMIEKKGWKPPPRIDMPPLTVDFGYQSVQKDIQKEREQCVLQELFFSKSSLPDSPHEPDPEPYTREEPKIIPLDEEMVPEVDFFEPPPFQPTAEEEELQQLQRPPPQQQQMMSDHGGLAGVNLPPALANLMQSMAKPKPTPNSQAQPQPQTSQANPGFNLLSSIMVQGGEHPSADQSPNQDPELLTTQLKDILNKVQGGPGGMGPLGGPQGPGGMHQMPMDGQPGPMGNGMPRGGPFDHQGPMGPGGPQMGPGPFPGNQNGPPPFGPDQGPPPFQGGPPNRGPPPMMHPPGPGPQWPGPRGPPRGPMRGRPFQGRGRGRGRGDRSHMPVCRHFMSQTGCRFEGSCTFYHPGVNGPPLPPH, encoded by the exons CCGGAAGATGAGGACAGAATGAACCCATACGAGTTCCTGAAAGGTCTGTCCCACCTTCTCGGGGCGGAGGGAGACATCAAAAGCCCCCAGGAAGTCCTCAAAGTAGTCAC gGAAATGAAGGCCACCAAGAAACTGGTAGGCAGATGCTGTTATCTCAACATTTTGAGGGCAACGAAATCAGAAGAGACATTGTCAAA ATTTGTAGAGATTGGAGGCTGGGGGATCATGAACTCTTGGCTGACCGATGCCAAGGACACAAATAATGTTCCACTTCTACAAGAAGTCATCAAGGTTCTCAAACACATGCCTGTCACAATAGAACAGCTTAAAAAG AACAACACTGCAAAAGTTGTTAAACAGCTCAGCAAAACATCAGACAATGAAA AAACCAAGAGTATGGCCAGTAGTTTAGTGACATACTGGATGAACATGATTCATGCCAAGGGCAAGGGAGGTGCCGAAAAACCCAACAAAAAACACCACAAGAGACACCACGAagataccaaagactctaaaaccTCTGCAGAAAAGACTGCGTCTTCAACAGAACCAGAAAAGCCTAAGAAAGCCAGGTCGACTAAGGTTCGAGTTCCTGCGTTTGCTAAGACGAGATCGACAGGACTTGAGGAAGAGACCAAACTGCCGGCTCCGGTTAAGAAGTCTGGTTCTATAGACAAGAGACCGGGTAGTTCTATACCTGCTGCGAAGAGGCCGAGTTCTCCCATAGATAAACTGTTAACCCCACCGGAGAAGAAACACAGACCTCAGCCTCTCAACAGAACTACCAACTCTCCTGTACAGGCCAAGGTCAAGATCATACCAGCGAAAC CTTTTGTTGCCATGGATGACACAGGGTTCATGGAAGCTTTAAGTGCCAATACTGCAAAGTCCCACGTTATCAAGGTCAAGAAGAagccaaaaaattccaaacCGGGAACCCCCACATCCCCCACCGCCCCCAAGGGGAACCCCCTGGGTGGGGATGACAGAGCCAGGACACCCTCTCCAGTAGATGGAGAACTTAAAGAGGAGAGACCAGGGACTCCCATTGAGGAGGCTATGGATAGCGACTTCCACAAGCCAACAAAGGCAGAAGAAGCTGAGAGGAAAG CAGAGGAAGAACTGGAGCCCCCCGAGCCATACAAGGGAGGGAGCATCTTGGTCTCGGCCAGGAGAAAGAACAGGAGGAAAAAGTCTGTGAAATGGGCCGTGGACGACGCAATCAAGGAAGTGTTCTATTTCGAGATGGATGAGTCTGAGAGAG CCAATGTGAACGTGCAAAACTTCCAGGAAGCTGCCCACAGGGAGATGTTACTGGAGAGACAGATTATGGAGACTGCCAAGAGACTCAGCGCAGATGAAATGATAGAAAAGAAAGGA TGGAAGCCTCCACCAAGGATAGACATGCCACCATTGACAGTAGACTTTGGCTACCAGAGTGTACAGAAAGACATCCAGAAGGAGAGGGAACAGTGTGTGCTGCAAGAGCTTTTCTTCTCAAAGTCTAG TCTTCCAGATAGCCCTCATGAACCTGACCCAGAGCCTTATACAAGGGAAGAACCCAAGATTATACCCCTGGACGAG GAAATGGTGCCAGAAGTGGACTTCTTCGAGCCTCCCCCATTCCAGCCCACAGcagaagaagaggaactacaacaGCTTCAGAGACCGCCACCTCAACAACAACAGATGATGTCAGACCATGGGGGTCTAGCAGGGGTTAACCTGCCCCCTGCTCTAGCCAACCTCATGCAGTCCATGGCCAAGCCCAAGCCCACACCAAACTCACAGGCACAGCCTCAACCTCAGACTTCACAGGCCAACCCTGGATTCAACTTGTTATCCTCAATTATG GTACAGGGAGGAGAACACCCTAGTGCTGATCAGAGCCCTAACCAGGACCCAGAACTGTTGACCACGCAGCTTAAGGACATCCTAAACAAGGTGCAGGGAGGTCCGGGCGGGATGGGACCACTGGGCGGTCCACAGGGACCAG GTGGTATGCACCAGATGCCAATGGACGGACAGCCAGGCCCCATGGGTAATGGCATGCCGCGGGGAGGGCCATTCGACCACCAGGGACCAATGGGACCAGGGGGCCCTCAGATGGGACCCGGACCTTTCCCAG GAAACCAGAATGGCCCACCACCATTTGGTCCAGACCAGGGCCCTCCACCATTCCAAGGGGGGCCACCGAACAGAGGCCCACCCCCCATGATGCACCCCCCTGGCCCAGGGCCACAGTGGCCTGGCCCCAGGGGACCACCCAGGGGGCCCATGCGGGGCAGACCATTccaggggagagggagaggtCGGGGCAGAG